The DNA window TTTCTTAGCTCGGTCCTTCCCCGTTCGTCTTGTCTGTTCGTCTCATCATGTGTTTTCCAATGACCATGTTCGTctcatcatgtttttttttccaatgaCCATGTGACATGTCACACAAAAAACATGCATACTTCAAATCTTCAATACAACTCAGTTTTTGTGTCCTCACATCTGTATTCTGCCAATGAATTGTGAAAAGGTAATTATGTTCATGTTTCTAAGCTCCACTCTGCTCCTTTCCATTAATTTCTCCAGCCCTTATGTCTTCTCCGAGGCATACATCGCATACAGATATGCATTGAAAACATTCCTTTTCCTGCATTCGCAGTCAcatttaggccatgtttagttcccaaaaacttttttaaaaaatattatattaaatctttggacacctaaatgaagcattaaatatacatgaatattaaaactaattacatagtcaTGGAGAAAccagacggatcttttgagtctaattagtacgtgattagtcataagtgctacattaaccaacatgtagtaatgacggattaattggactcaaaagattcgtctcgcggtttccaggcggaatctgaaatttgttttataattagactacgtttaatactttaaatgtgtgatcgTATGcatcgatgtgatgtttttataaaatcattttgTAAACTGAACATGGCCTTACATGGGTGCAGAGAAGGCTGGGAATTTGGATGCGAAGCAACGATGTTTATTGTGAGATCAGTGTTCGGCAGGTCAGTCTGATAATGCAGCGTATCTGTACCACCAGTACACCATTTTGTGCAGGTGGATGGCGGCCTCTCTGAGGCGTGGACATGTTTTTTCACCAATGCAGATCTTTGCATAGATCAGCGATCTGCGTACTGAAATGAAGTATAGGAACCCAAAATGAGTAAGCTAAAATTAATCCTTTTGGAAGTGTCGTACTACCTTTTCTTGTAATAACATCATTTTGCTTTCTTGAATAATTGCATATGTGTTTCTTGCTTCTTCAGTTTTATATTGCGTGAGTGTACGGTTTGATTCTATAACTTGTTACTCAACTTCCAAAGTCCTAACAGcacctaaattttttttgttgcattgcTGACAAGTGGATCCTACTGCAGTTTGTATCGGCCTGTGGCAATTTGTTCCGATGAAGTATACTGCTCTGATCATCTGATGTCCTTAATGAGGAGGGAGATACGGGTATTCTTTAGGACCATTTCGCCTGTAATCACATCAGCATGACACCATAGAACGGAGAACTCTCTATCTGAACATTTCAGGCTAAGGTTTTACCTCTTCTGAAACTTCTGGTGACAATTtcttctgcattttttttcacgatCCAGGTATATATAAACCCACATCAACCTCTGTCAGTCTGCTGTTTGTGGTATCCTACATTGCATGGACTATCTGATTTGAATTTTGTATGCTTTCAGAACAAGTTAAAAAAGCAAGCAGTTGTGCCTTTAACAAGGGAGTACAAAGCAGCTGGGTCATAAAAATTCAGGACAGGATCTGTTACTCTGTGCGTGCACTGTCAAACAGATGCAATCATAGTGTTCATAACCACTGGCCCATTCAAGGGATGAGCTTATTTAAGAGAGCCACAGAAGAACTTCTGAAACTcccagaggaaaaaaaaagcaaaagccGTGATATTGTGGTAGTAGTACACAAAGACATTCCTTCGTCCATTGATCTCTAACGGGAGCAGCGTCTGATTGCACAGTAACCGACCTACTCAAGCAATCATGCGTGTTCCTTGCTTAAAGGACGGCTTTGCTTTGATTTGCTTTGCAAGTCTTGATCCCTTCTTGTTCCTCCAATGGCAAACAAAAGCTATGGCTTACCAGCACTTTTGAGTTAGAGATGTGGTTATTATGTGAAGAACCATCAATTTACACGtaagaaaattataagtgaaGCTGGTATAGCCAGGGGCGGATCTATCCCCGGGGCTCCCCCTATCCGATCTGCGCCAGTAAAGTCCCTCTTAGCCCCTGCAACAAAATTCCTAACATTACTGAAGAGAACGAAGGGTTGGAAGTATTTTCTTTCATCCAGcctcttctaatatattttttctggatCCGTCAGTCAATGACAATCGCCACGATGGCATCTGCGGTCACATAGTGTTTTTGTTCAGTCAGTTTTCGCTCTTGTTTCTATGTGTTTTACTACCATAGATCGTCAGTGGACAACTGAGTAGATCACAATAATAGCTACCAATAAATGAGGTCGCTGCTGGTTTGCTGGGGTAGCACTTGACAAGGAGAGACCATTCAATTTTGGATATCATTTTTCTGTCAGTGGCCAGCTGCTAATTAGTTCGGCGTTTCATGCAGGATAAATTAGAAGTGCACACCAAGAAGAGGAGTAACTATAACCATGTGATGGACCGAGGAACTTATGATACATCATGTGTTTTACTATCTCTCTAGGTTAGAAATACTAGGACAACCCAGGTGAGGAATAGTACTTCTTGCTGCTGTAGCTTGGACTTAAAAGGCCAGTCATGTGCTGAACTGGAGCTACTTGATGTGCTCTCTTACCTTCAGGATTAAATAAGTTGCAACTTCCTTCATTGCAGCTGGGTTTTATCTTCAGTTTAATTACCCTATGATTCTGTGAGTCGTCTTCTCTGCATATTATAAACAGCAGAAGAATAGAAGCTAGCATCTGCTGCCTGCTGGaagtaaaatattgctaaCACACGTTCCAGCATCAAGACAACAGTAGTGGAGGTGGGGACCTTTGGAGCAAGAGTTTAGGGCCGACGCATGGCTCTCCTTGGCATGAAGCATGAAgtagagatttgcttcggtcaaataaaaagtaataaaaagtatctcggtatcaaattatttctgatcgttggatctaacagtgcacatcctactcagctagattcaatggcaggaaacgatttagtacctcGGGGTactggtaccttgaggtaatttttattggaccagagcaaatctcttgTACATATATTGTACGTATACCTATACTTTTAGATTTACCGTATACATTTAAAGAACACTTGATCATGTTTTCAAATGTATACTTCAGCGTACTGTTCCCAACACAAAGAACTGTGGCCCCAGCACTGTCAGTCACAAGTGAGTATGAACCTTTGATAGCAAGCTGATTCAAACTTCAGTCATGGCACCTTGAGTTTGCTACTCATTTGGGTTGCCTGGCTTTTAAGGCCTTCAGAAGTCTGAGCTTTTCGAGTAACTTGTGCAGGTGCTTTATACATGGATTCCCCTTTATTTGGGTGGATTCAGTTGGATTACATCACTACAAAGTGAGCCCAAACTATACCTGAAAGCTGAAACAGAATTATTTCAGGATCAGGGATTGGAAGGATGGATTCAAGCTTTATACAGAACATGTTGTAATGTCGCCTGAAAAGCTTGCGCACGGTTAGTTGCTTTGCTTACAACTTCAGGTTTgatctttctaaaaaaaatttaaattcatagTATGTAATCTCTAAGCCTGCAGAGTTGCTAACTACAATGTGCACAAATGGGTCAAAGATGCTGGTCTTAAAATCGGAATGGTTTCTTTCAGCTCATTCCAATGTACAAACCAAGTCCAGTCAAGCCAGAGGTGGCTCAAAAGAGCATTACAGGGATAACATTTTCGGGGAAGCAAAAAGCCATTGTTCATGATCGCGAGCTCGCAAGAAAAAAAGCAATGCCGGTGATGATGACGATGGTACATCACTAGTGGATGGGTTGTAATCAGCAAGTATGGAGTAAATAACTTGAAGCTGTATACCTGTATACTGAATTTCTCATTTCAATGAAACTACGAGGACGATGACTACTCATCTGCTGCTGCCTTCGAAGAAAAGGCGCCAAAGGATGAGCAATGAGCACGCGAGCGTATTGCTCATGATTATTCAATCGCCCGGCAGGCCTGTACTGGGTCGTGGCAATATTCAAATCCAGCAGAGACGATCTGTTTCTGAAGACCATAGGCAATTGTTGATACACGTGACATCCAGTGTATCCATATATCATCTCTCTGAATAACCTGTCTATTGAAAATCCGCCTCTCAGTTCTACGATCCCGATACCTGTATCTGAATATGTTCCTACTctgcttcaaaaaaaaaaatcaggcggtttttgtatttaattactggaAACAATGTTCTCAAAATAAGCCCTTGTtcaacatttgaatttttgcttatgcatataagacaaaatttgaatttttaaccttaaatttaaagttgattttagaattttttcactaaagtttattttccagactTGACTTTTAGACCGCTAAAAATaggtatataaattttttattcataaattattttttggttacaaatatgtagtatggtttttttctatacaacagccaaacaatcaccccctacaCCCTCGATAATAATAAAACACTAAAATCGATCCATTTAGAGACAGAAATTGTTGTAGAATAGCTTTAACTCTTTAGAAGAAGAGAAACAAAAGGTTCGGGTAAACGCCGGTGTTCTTGGCGAAGCCATCCAAAGTTCCAAACTCCCAAGCCGGGGCAGTAGCTCACATGGCAAACATGCGCCTGAATTAAAGACGAGCCCAGCAGCAAGTGCCAAACCCGAACGCCTCCTCTCTTCAACGCAGCGCCCTAGCCAAGCTCTCTGCTCACTTGCCCAGCGGCCAGGCAgccctgcctgcctgcctgcctgcgcCCGGCGACACGCCGTCCCAAGCGAGGCgtcgctctcgctctcgctctcgcgcGGGCGCGGTCCTCGCTTCCTGTGATGCCATCGATCCATGCCAGGGGGGGCCATCGCGCTCGCGTCATGCCAATCTGTGGGTTGGCGGGCTCTCGCCATCCATTCCTTTTGTCTTTCCTTCAcggagagagaaaggggagCCTAAAAAGCCTCTCCCTCCCCGTCGAACACGACAACTCCAGGGAATAAACAACGTCGTCACAAGCACCACGGTGCAAGAACGCAATCCAAGCAAGCATGGCAGTGCAGCACAGTGGCTGTACATATGCTTTGCagaagatgcatgcatgagagcAATGGCGAAGAAGACCCAAAGATTAACCAGTGGACTCGAATGACTCGAAGCTAGGTTTAATTGGATTTGGACAGGGGTAACTGATAAGATTTTACACACGGCTATGCAGTTGATGGTGGTTGATTAATTAACACCCATGGGCAGTGAACAAAATTAGCGGGCAGAGGTTAACGGGAcggggtttttttttacagcttGTAGATGATGAGGAAGCAGGGGAgcaccgctcgccggtcgaACACTATCAGCTCGCCCTTGCCGGCGCGAACGGAGTCGTACTCCTTGCTGGGCACtggctcggcgtcggcgtcggcgtcggaggCTGCTGGCCCATCCGCCACGCGCCCGGCGATCACCCTGCAGAGGAACATGGCCCGCCTGCCGGAGGCCGGCCCGCGCCCGTTGgcgtgcgcgccgccgctgccgtcgaaCGTCCGGATGCGCAGCGCGTCCTCGCCTGCGGCCGAGGAGCACCCGTCAGGAGGCGCCGGGGAGAAGCGCATCATCTCGTTGCCGTCGGCAGCGCTGCGGGAGGCCCCGCCTGCCCGAGCGCGCACGGCGGCTCGGTAGTCCTCGAAGCGCGCCACGGCGCGCGCAGGGTTGTGGACGCGGAACAACATCTCCACCTCTGCCGTGaacccgccgacgccggctgAAGCTAGCGCGGCCGGCAAATGCTGTGCCGCCGGAAGCGGGGACCACGACGAGAGGAAGATAATCTCGACAACCTGCCGCGACGAGTGCCCCGCCGGGAGCTCGGTGAGCGCCGGGACCGGTCCAAGCGGGccaggaggaggcgacggcggcacggaCGCCGCCTtaagcctgtgcttcttcgccTTCTTAGCCGGACTAGACTGCTTCGAGCTCGACTGCGGCTTGGCCTtagccgacgacgacgagacgtTCCTGTGGGCGTCGCCGGAGCTAGCGCAGCTGGAGCGAGGCAGAAGCAGGTGGTGCGGCTTCTTGGGCAGCGCCGTGATGGCCGCGGCGACGTCTCCAGCCGCCGTGGACTTACAATGGAACGACCGGACCCAGCTCCCCGCCGCcatcggccggcggcggcgcggcggaagCTTCTCCGGCATTTAGTAGAATGCGGACGGTGGTGTAGTATAGTACACTAGCCGGAGAGAAGTGGAGAGGAGGGCGTACGTTGTTTATTATGGTAGTAGTGTCGTCGCTGTTGCTCGgcaatttgtatatatgctcTAAACTTTGGTGACGAGGTGATCTGCTGAtatactgctgctgctagggGATGCTTCTGGCAAACTGACCAGGTTGCGCAGCAGTCAGTGCATCAGCGGAACAGCTCATTTTATGGAATGGAAATTACTGTGTTTCTTCACTGTTTACCACAGATATCAACAGTGTTATTATAAGGTGGCGTAGCTAGGTTTATAGGAATCGTGTCGAGCAGGTAAGGTAAGGTATGGCTGGTTTTTTAGTTGCTGGATCCTCATGGCCAGTGTTACTGTTGGAACATCTTAGGGTCCATTTCAGGTCCGTTTAGTCCgcgaaatgaaaattttctgggTGTCACGTTAGACGTTTGATCGAATGATAAAGGGGTTTTCGaatacaaatagaaaaacaaatttcatagctcgttTGGAAACTacaagacaaatcttttaaacataattaatttatcattagcacatgtagttAGTGTAGCACTTGTGactaatcataaactaattaggctcaaaagatttgtctcacgatttctcgcctaacttagttttctttttcatttatgtttaatactttatttaggtgtctaaagatttaatgtgatgtttttgagaaaaaaat is part of the Oryza brachyantha chromosome 2, ObraRS2, whole genome shotgun sequence genome and encodes:
- the LOC102709818 gene encoding uncharacterized protein LOC102709818 encodes the protein MPEKLPPRRRRPMAAGSWVRSFHCKSTAAGDVAAAITALPKKPHHLLLPRSSCASSGDAHRNVSSSSAKAKPQSSSKQSSPAKKAKKHRLKAASVPPSPPPGPLGPVPALTELPAGHSSRQVVEIIFLSSWSPLPAAQHLPAALASAGVGGFTAEVEMLFRVHNPARAVARFEDYRAAVRARAGGASRSAADGNEMMRFSPAPPDGCSSAAGEDALRIRTFDGSGGAHANGRGPASGRRAMFLCRVIAGRVADGPAASDADADAEPVPSKEYDSVRAGKGELIVFDRRAVLPCFLIIYKL